A region from the Helicoverpa armigera isolate CAAS_96S chromosome 6, ASM3070526v1, whole genome shotgun sequence genome encodes:
- the LOC110375434 gene encoding anaphase-promoting complex subunit 5 isoform X2: protein MEIGGENVDFMKLINVKGNIENITPHKIAVVAFIREYGLLKIEANRMIDCTVASKYRKDFCMLALKLIQCPDMEFKELEALLTDGRYNLLSVHLQNFCVRLQNIYVNGVSALTDCVTSTIDKLMIESNPCIMARYSVLGLYLRRILLHLDKLTFVQVVSLYKSFCLYYQRGRPGLMMRSLSKEKLNNMEQQTTTTSPVMPEESKPLELSMRMNIIDRDNFEECQWSRKQAELFTAQQANLLQINEKKAMPPRQLQKTIIQIINDIPEYPDIHFLSFLNCIRSKEFSGAQDSLYNYFDRTIFNSTGNNNTGNDRNKNFRYAALNRAAMHTHFGHRSVAMEAVREALARAQEAADYACLVGAATWGALAGGRARRAALLTRAPRDPPPGAPAAPLAAPPAAAPSHPRHTAAAAQLLAQHAAVNGAKPAYIFQVIMRGDSINYLHSMTDLTMAGLANTAALWALYGKTEMASVACQLLLGLNTKCKVGSGSVWHAPPSLSTGGAGAAAVAAWRGAAALQHALASHLPAPLAPRHHADRALYAGKWEEAEQSIRQLASSDRWESQLLKAEMYYLKGDATEALESLYDILDYCKTEDDSLHFVSLRVKAMILMSQVQHSFSNIQSTNIMLLNEALWLAKGYHLHYLAATAEMHLANVQISMGCAKNALSLVRKALPTIMADGSAYDMARAMLLYTKCRIATAAPSGEARLQVLQSCCEALEFVKKNFAKVGAHVRLLQTWYLQAQLYHDIGNHAARNQCAWMYRQLELQNSVEPSNMLLVMY, encoded by the exons atggaaattgGTGGCGAAAATGTAGACTTCATGAAACTGATTAACGTTAAGGGTAATATTGAGAATATTACTCCTCACAAAATAGCAGTAGTAGCTTTTATACGAGAATATGGACTGTTGAAAATTGAAG CAAACAGGATGATTGATTGCACTGTGGCATCTAAATATAGAAAGGATTTCTGTATGCTTGCTCTTAAATTAATACag TGCCCAGATATGGAGTTTAAAGAATTGGAAGCATTGCTGACTGATGGACGGTACAATCTGTTGAGTGTTCATTTACAGAACTTCTGTGTCCGTCTGCAGAACATATATGTTAATGGTGTTAGTGCTCTGACGGACTGTGTTACTTCTACAATAGACAAGCTGATGATTGAGTCCAATCCTTGCATTATGGCGAGATATAGTGTATTAG GGCTGTATTTACGAAGAATATTGCTCCACTTAGATAAGTTAACCTTTGTTCAAGTTGTGTCATTGTACAAGTCATTTTGTCTGTATTACCAGAGAGGCAGGCCTGGATTAATGATGAGGTCTTTAAGCAAAGAG AAATTAAACAATATGGAGCAGCAGACAACAACTACATCTCCAGTGATGCCTGAAGAATCTAAACCATTGGAATTATCTATGAGAATGAATATAATAGATAGAGATAA TTTTGAAGAATGCCAGTGGTCGAGGAAACAAGCTGAATTATTCACTGCGCAGCAAGCTAATTTATTACAAATCAATGAGAAGAAAGCTATGCCACCTCGACAGTTACAGAAAACCATTATACAAATAATCAATGATATACCTGAATACCCAGATATT CATTTCCTCAGTTTTCTAAATTGCATCCGGTCTAAAGAGTTCAGTGGTGCCCAGGACTCTTTGTATAATTACTTTGACAGAACAATATTTAACTCAACTGGGAACAACAATACTGGCAATGATAGAAACAAGAATTTTCGTTATGCAGCTCTAAACAGAGCGGCAATGCATACACATTTTGGTCATAG ATCAGTTGCAATGGAGGCTGTACGCGAAGCATTGGCGCGGGCGCAGGAGGCCGCGGACTACGCGTGCCTGGTGGGCGCGGCCACGTGGGGTGCGCTGGCGGGAGGGCGCGCCCGTCGAGCGGCCCTGCTTACGCGGGCCCCGCGCGACCCGCCACCCGGGGCCCCTGCTGCACCTctcgccgcgccgcccgctgCTGCGCCCTCCCACCCGCGACATACCGCCGCCGCTGCGCAGCTGCTCGCGCAGCACGCTGCCGTCAATGGCGCCAAACCTGCCTATATCTTTCAG GTCATTATGCGGGGAGACTCAATAAATTATCTGCACTCGATGACTGACCTCACGATGGCCGGGTTAGCAAACACTGCTGCGCTATGGGCGCTCTACGGCAAGACCGAGATGGCATCAGTGGCCTGTCAACTTCTACTTGGTCTTAACACTA AATGCAAGGTTGGCAGCGGCAGCGTGTGGCACGCGCCTCCGTCGCTGAGcacgggcggcgcgggcgcggcggcggtggcggcgtggcgcggcgcggcggcgctgcAGCACGCGCTGGCGTCGCACCTGcccgcgccgctcgcgccgcgCCACCACGCCGACCGCGCGCTCTATGCAG GAAAGTGGGAGGAAGCGGAACAGAGCATCAGGCAACTGGCGTCTTCAGACAGATGGGAGAGTCAACTACTAAAAGCCGAAATGTATTACCTAAAGGGAGACGCGACCGAGGCGCTCGAGTCACTGTACGATATACTGGATTACTGCAAGACTGAAGACGACAGCCTACACTTCGTATCCCTCAGAGTTAAAGCCATGATACTTATGTCTCAAGTCCAACACTCGTTCAGTAACATACAATCAACTAATATAATGTTACTGAACGAAGCTTTGTGGTTGGCAAAGGGTTACCATTTACATTATTTAGCTGCTACCGCTGAAATGCATTTGGCTAATGTACAAATAAGTATGGGGTGTGCGAAGAACGCGTTGTCACTAGTCAGGAAAGCTTTGCCTACTATTATGGCGGATGGCAGTGCATACGACATGGCTAGAG cCATGTTGTTGTACACGAAGTGCCGGATCGCGACCGCGGCTCCGTCGGGTGAAGCGAGGCTGCAAGTGCTTCAGTCGTGTTGTGAAGCGCTAGAATTCGTCAAAAAGAACTTCGCCAAAGTTGGCGCTCATGTTCGGCTATTGCAAACATGGTATTTACAG GCTCAATTATACCACGACATTGGTAACCACGCGGCAAGGAATCAGTGCGCTTGGATGTACCGGCAATTAGAATTACAGAATTCTGTAGAACCATCTAATATGTTACTGGTTAtgtattaa
- the LOC110375434 gene encoding anaphase-promoting complex subunit 5 isoform X1 codes for MEIGGENVDFMKLINVKGNIENITPHKIAVVAFIREYGLLKIEANRMIDCTVASKYRKDFCMLALKLIQCPDMEFKELEALLTDGRYNLLSVHLQNFCVRLQNIYVNGVSALTDCVTSTIDKLMIESNPCIMARYSVLGLYLRRILLHLDKLTFVQVVSLYKSFCLYYQRGRPGLMMRSLSKEKLNNMEQQTTTTSPVMPEESKPLELSMRMNIIDRDNSFEECQWSRKQAELFTAQQANLLQINEKKAMPPRQLQKTIIQIINDIPEYPDIHFLSFLNCIRSKEFSGAQDSLYNYFDRTIFNSTGNNNTGNDRNKNFRYAALNRAAMHTHFGHRSVAMEAVREALARAQEAADYACLVGAATWGALAGGRARRAALLTRAPRDPPPGAPAAPLAAPPAAAPSHPRHTAAAAQLLAQHAAVNGAKPAYIFQVIMRGDSINYLHSMTDLTMAGLANTAALWALYGKTEMASVACQLLLGLNTKCKVGSGSVWHAPPSLSTGGAGAAAVAAWRGAAALQHALASHLPAPLAPRHHADRALYAGKWEEAEQSIRQLASSDRWESQLLKAEMYYLKGDATEALESLYDILDYCKTEDDSLHFVSLRVKAMILMSQVQHSFSNIQSTNIMLLNEALWLAKGYHLHYLAATAEMHLANVQISMGCAKNALSLVRKALPTIMADGSAYDMARAMLLYTKCRIATAAPSGEARLQVLQSCCEALEFVKKNFAKVGAHVRLLQTWYLQAQLYHDIGNHAARNQCAWMYRQLELQNSVEPSNMLLVMY; via the exons atggaaattgGTGGCGAAAATGTAGACTTCATGAAACTGATTAACGTTAAGGGTAATATTGAGAATATTACTCCTCACAAAATAGCAGTAGTAGCTTTTATACGAGAATATGGACTGTTGAAAATTGAAG CAAACAGGATGATTGATTGCACTGTGGCATCTAAATATAGAAAGGATTTCTGTATGCTTGCTCTTAAATTAATACag TGCCCAGATATGGAGTTTAAAGAATTGGAAGCATTGCTGACTGATGGACGGTACAATCTGTTGAGTGTTCATTTACAGAACTTCTGTGTCCGTCTGCAGAACATATATGTTAATGGTGTTAGTGCTCTGACGGACTGTGTTACTTCTACAATAGACAAGCTGATGATTGAGTCCAATCCTTGCATTATGGCGAGATATAGTGTATTAG GGCTGTATTTACGAAGAATATTGCTCCACTTAGATAAGTTAACCTTTGTTCAAGTTGTGTCATTGTACAAGTCATTTTGTCTGTATTACCAGAGAGGCAGGCCTGGATTAATGATGAGGTCTTTAAGCAAAGAG AAATTAAACAATATGGAGCAGCAGACAACAACTACATCTCCAGTGATGCCTGAAGAATCTAAACCATTGGAATTATCTATGAGAATGAATATAATAGATAGAGATAA CAGTTTTGAAGAATGCCAGTGGTCGAGGAAACAAGCTGAATTATTCACTGCGCAGCAAGCTAATTTATTACAAATCAATGAGAAGAAAGCTATGCCACCTCGACAGTTACAGAAAACCATTATACAAATAATCAATGATATACCTGAATACCCAGATATT CATTTCCTCAGTTTTCTAAATTGCATCCGGTCTAAAGAGTTCAGTGGTGCCCAGGACTCTTTGTATAATTACTTTGACAGAACAATATTTAACTCAACTGGGAACAACAATACTGGCAATGATAGAAACAAGAATTTTCGTTATGCAGCTCTAAACAGAGCGGCAATGCATACACATTTTGGTCATAG ATCAGTTGCAATGGAGGCTGTACGCGAAGCATTGGCGCGGGCGCAGGAGGCCGCGGACTACGCGTGCCTGGTGGGCGCGGCCACGTGGGGTGCGCTGGCGGGAGGGCGCGCCCGTCGAGCGGCCCTGCTTACGCGGGCCCCGCGCGACCCGCCACCCGGGGCCCCTGCTGCACCTctcgccgcgccgcccgctgCTGCGCCCTCCCACCCGCGACATACCGCCGCCGCTGCGCAGCTGCTCGCGCAGCACGCTGCCGTCAATGGCGCCAAACCTGCCTATATCTTTCAG GTCATTATGCGGGGAGACTCAATAAATTATCTGCACTCGATGACTGACCTCACGATGGCCGGGTTAGCAAACACTGCTGCGCTATGGGCGCTCTACGGCAAGACCGAGATGGCATCAGTGGCCTGTCAACTTCTACTTGGTCTTAACACTA AATGCAAGGTTGGCAGCGGCAGCGTGTGGCACGCGCCTCCGTCGCTGAGcacgggcggcgcgggcgcggcggcggtggcggcgtggcgcggcgcggcggcgctgcAGCACGCGCTGGCGTCGCACCTGcccgcgccgctcgcgccgcgCCACCACGCCGACCGCGCGCTCTATGCAG GAAAGTGGGAGGAAGCGGAACAGAGCATCAGGCAACTGGCGTCTTCAGACAGATGGGAGAGTCAACTACTAAAAGCCGAAATGTATTACCTAAAGGGAGACGCGACCGAGGCGCTCGAGTCACTGTACGATATACTGGATTACTGCAAGACTGAAGACGACAGCCTACACTTCGTATCCCTCAGAGTTAAAGCCATGATACTTATGTCTCAAGTCCAACACTCGTTCAGTAACATACAATCAACTAATATAATGTTACTGAACGAAGCTTTGTGGTTGGCAAAGGGTTACCATTTACATTATTTAGCTGCTACCGCTGAAATGCATTTGGCTAATGTACAAATAAGTATGGGGTGTGCGAAGAACGCGTTGTCACTAGTCAGGAAAGCTTTGCCTACTATTATGGCGGATGGCAGTGCATACGACATGGCTAGAG cCATGTTGTTGTACACGAAGTGCCGGATCGCGACCGCGGCTCCGTCGGGTGAAGCGAGGCTGCAAGTGCTTCAGTCGTGTTGTGAAGCGCTAGAATTCGTCAAAAAGAACTTCGCCAAAGTTGGCGCTCATGTTCGGCTATTGCAAACATGGTATTTACAG GCTCAATTATACCACGACATTGGTAACCACGCGGCAAGGAATCAGTGCGCTTGGATGTACCGGCAATTAGAATTACAGAATTCTGTAGAACCATCTAATATGTTACTGGTTAtgtattaa
- the LOC110375464 gene encoding frizzled-7, which yields MEKAKVAFTVLVLYFFVTTETSRVTVYPGDTLPHHGRCEPITIQFCQQIRYNQTIFPNILNHAKQEDAGPEVHQYTPLIKVNCSPDLKFFLCSVYAPVCTILDTPIPPCRHLCESAKQNCDEIMITFGFHWPEHLECSKFPVATDENVICVGDNNITHESRKHTETKLPKVNFKNNEKDPTKLHGAKDYGFVCPIQFKVPKNLDLEYSLKVGDKVENDCGAPCTGMFFSQDEKNFARLWIGIWATLCTVSCLFTVLTFLIDTDRFRYPERPIIFLSVCYLMVAAAYVMGWSAGDSVSCQGPFPSTISGARLPNISVITQGTKHEPCTILFMVVYFFSMASSIWWVILTLTWFLAAGLKWGHEAIEANSQYFHLAAWAVPAIKTISILAMGKVDGDILSGVCYVGLWDAEALRGFVLAPLCVYLVLGTIFLLAGFVSLFRIRTVMKHDGTKTDKLEKLMIRIGVFGVLYTVPALIVIACLFYEQANFDDWMVTWHRDMCSVPLYSIPCPFTRRETDRPKFEMFMIKYLMTMIVGITSSFWIWSGKTLVSWRQFFDKIKGRRVEAYV from the exons ATGGAAAAAGCGAAGGTTGCGTTTACTGTTctagtgttatatttttttgtaacgacGGAAACTTCACGTGTTACTGTTTACCCTGGTGATACTTTACCTCACCATGGTCGCTGTGAGCCGATTACTATTCAGTTTTGTCAACAAATAAGATATAATCAAACCATATTTCCTAACATACTGAATCACGCTAAACAAGAAGACGCGGGGCCTGAAGTTCATCAGTACACACCTTTGATAAAAGTTAACTGTTCACCAGATCTGAAATTCTTCCTGTGTTCGGTATACGCGCCCGTGTGTACGATATTAGATACGCCCATTCCCCCGTGTCGACATCTTTGCGAATCGGCCAAACAAAATTGTGACGAGATAATGATAACATTTGGATTTCACTGGCCTGAACATTTGGAGTGTTCAAAATTTCCCGTTGCTACTGATGAAAACGTAATATGCGTTGGCGATAACAATATTACTCATGAATCTCGAAAACACACTGAAACTAAGCTTCCTAAAGTGAACTTCAAGAACAATGAAAAGGACCCAACAAAGCTTCATGGAGCTAAGGATTATGGATTTGTATGTCCTATACAGTTCAAGGTGCCGAAAAATTTGGACTTGGAGTATTCACTTAAAGTTGgggataaagttgaaaatgacTGTGGGGCACCATGCACTGGCATGTTTTTCAGCCAGGATGAAAAGAATTTTGCTCGATTATGGATTGGTATCTGGGCAACATTGTGTACTGTAAGCTGCCTATTCACAGTTTTGACCTTTCTCATTGATACAGACAGGTTCAGATACCCAGAAAGGCCTATCATATTTCTGTCAGTGTGTTACCTGATGGTAGCTGCAGCATATGTTATGGGCTGGAGTGCAGGGGACAGCGTTAGCTGCCAAGGACCATTTCCATCAACTATAAGTGGTGCAAGATTACCCAACATTTCAGTAATCACACAAGGAACCAAGCATGAACCTTGCACAATACTCTTCATggtggtttatttttttagtatggcATCGAGCATTTGGTGGGTCATTCTGACGCTGACTTGGTTTTTAGCCGCTGGCCTCAAGTGGGGCCATGAGGCTATAGAGGCAAACTCTCAATACTTCCATTTGGCAGCATGGGCTGTGCCTGCTATCAAAACCATATCAATATTGGCGATGGGAAAAGTTGATG gtgaCATCCTCTCTGGTGTATGCTATGTTGGACTGTGGGATGCTGAAGCATTGCGAGGATTTGTTCTAGCACCACTCTGTGTGTACCTAGTTCTTGGAACTATTTTCTTGCTGGCAGGCTTTGTGTCACTGTTCCGCATTAGAACAGTTATGAAACATGATGGTACTAAAACTGACAAACTTGAGAAACTAATGATACGTATTGGCGTGTTTGGGGTCTTGTATACAGTGCCAGCATTAATAGTGATAGCATGTCTATTCTATGAACAAGCTAACTTCGATGATTGGATGGTGACATGGCACCGTGATATGTGCTCTGTGCCCCTGTATTCTATTCCATGCCCATTCACACGTAGAGAAACAGACAGACCGAAATTTGAAATGTTCATGATCAAGTACTTAATGACTATGATTGTAGGAATAACTTCCAGTTTTTGGATATGGTCAGGGAAGACATTAGTTTCCTGGCGccaattttttgataaaattaaggGAAGAAGAGTTGAAGCATATGTGTGA
- the LOC110375486 gene encoding protein transport protein Sec61 subunit beta, which yields MPPSPSSTNVGSGGRSPSKATTAPRSSSGSTVRQRKSTTTTTAARNRSTGAGSGGMWRFYTDDSPGVKVGPVPVLVMSLLFIASVFMLHIWGKYTRA from the exons ATG CCTCCTTCTCCTAGCTCCACGAACGTTGGATCTGGTGGTCGCTCACCTAGCAAGGCGACTACAGCCCCACGGTCATCCAGCGGTAGCACAGTTCGCCAACGTAAATCTACAACGACTACTACTGCCGCTAGAAATCGCAGCACAGGGGCCGGATCTGGTGGCATGTGGCGATTCTACACCGATGACTCTCCAGGCGTTAAAGT gGGTCCAGTTCCAGTTTTAGTTATGTCTCTCCTCTTCATTGCGTCTGTATTTATGCTTCACATTTGGGGTAAATACACAAGGGCGTAA
- the LOC110375442 gene encoding 2',5'-phosphodiesterase 12, with product MLFRFLNIRFYATVISPSNIMNINKCYFRYIQHEDKVDISFLFDVKGSPRQFNFSRKPTETLEVLLGRMKTNIVKAIDKGTKKKKNSESNTNVLLEFCDSKNAPIDANITCNDLFAMNGPVKLKMSDNLYEVVFNSPWVISMNLPQSILAGFPVYPLQFETQYAKPEKCTFNWYKGLPLDDKGKPVNEQNIQWELTGNNFTYTPLAQEVGMKLKLECIPGNYKTVGPAVETISKNLIEAGPGNCPFETRHMFTTQKLKEKSFRCVSYNILADLYCDSDHTRTVLYPYCPPYALHIDYRKQLILKELLGYNSDIICLQEVDRKIFKSCLTPIMNSAGLNGLFYKKGKEVAEGLACFYNKDRFKCFGDEAIVLSEALTTKKCLQSIWAKIKDNEPLTKRLLDRSTVSSATFLESIDNPNEILIVGNTHLYFHPDADHIRLLQGGIVIYWLMDIHKTIISKFPDKRVSLILCGDFNSVPSCGIYQLYTTGSSPSTLPDWKSNIDEAVNGLSLEQTISLGSACGTPPYTNYTAEFADCLDYIYYEKLNLEVEQVVPLPSVDELKLHTALPSVVFPSDHIALVTDLRFK from the exons atgctATTTCGATTTCTGAACATAAGATTTTACGCCACAGTTATTTCACCATCAAACATCATGAACATCAATAAATGCTATTTCAGATACATACAACATGAAGATAAAGTAgacatttcttttttatttgatgttaaaGGTTCTCCTAGGCAATTCAATTTTAGCCGAAAACCAACAGAAACTCTAGAAGTCTTACTCGGTCGCATGAAAACCAACATTGTGAAAGCGATAGACAAGGGgactaaaaaaaagaaaaatagtgaAAGCAATACAAATGTTCTCCTAGAATTTTGTGATTCTAAGAATGCTCCTATTGATGCCAATATCACTTGCAATGACCTTTTTGCTATGAATGGCccagttaaattaaaaatgtctgaTAATCTTTATGAAGTTGTTTTTAATTCTCCATGGGTGATAAGTATGAATTTGCCTCAAAGTATTTTAGCTGGTTTCCCTGTGTATCCACTGCAGTTTGAGACACAATATGCTAAACCAGAGAAGTGTACATTCAATTGGTACAAAGGATTACCATTAGATGATAAGGGGAAGCCAGTGAATGAGCAAAACATTCAGTGGGAACTAACTGGAAACAATTTTACTTACACACCTCTTGCACAAGAAGTTGGTATGAAGTTAAAATTAGAATGCATACCAG GAAATTATAAGACAGTTGGCCCTGCTGTTGAAACAATATCTAAGAATCTTATAGAAGCTGGACCTGGGAACTGTCCATTTGAAACTAGGCATATGTTTACAACACAGAAACTGAAAGAAAAGag CTTCAGATGTGTATCCTACAATATTCTGGCTGATTTGTACTGTGACTCTGACCACACAAGAACAGTTCTGTATCCATACTGCCCCCCATATGCATTACACATTGATTATAGGAaacaacttattttaaaagagtTGCTTG GATATAACAGTGACATAATATGTCTTCAAGAAGTGGAccgtaaaatattcaaaagctgTCTAACACCAATAATGAACTCAGCTGGTctaaatggtttattttataaaaaaggaaaagaaGTTGCTGAAGGCTTGGCATGTTTTTACAATAAAGACAGATTTAA atgCTTTGGAGATGAAGCTATAGTATTATCTGAAGCATTGACTACTAAAAAGTGCCTTCAATCAATTTGGGCAAAAATCAAAGATAATGAGCCACTAACTAAACGATTGTTAGATAGATCAACAGTATCAAGTGCCACATTCCTTGAGTCCATTGACAACCCTAATGAGATTCTAATAGTTGGCAACACTCATTTGTATTTTCACCCTGATGCTGACCATATAAGATTGCTACAAGGAGGTATTGTCATATACTGGTTAATGGATATTCacaaaactataatttcaaAG tTTCCTGATAAAAGAGTAAGCCTTATACTTTGTGGTGATTTCAACAGTGTTCCTTCATGTGGCATATACCAGTTGTACACAACCGGTTCATCACCAAGCACTTTACCAGACTGGAAATCTA ACATAGATGAAGCTGTAAATGGTTTAAGTTTGGAACAAACCATTTCTTTAGGAAGTGCATGTGGAACCCCACCCTATACTAATTATACTGCAGAGTTTGCAGATTGCCTGGATTACATATATTATGAAAAGTTAAATTTAGAGGTGGAACAG GTTGTTCCTCTTCCATCTGTAgatgaattaaaattacacaCAGCTTTGCCGAGTGTTGTATTTCCTTCTGACCATATAGCTTTGGTAACTGATTTACGGTTTAAGTAG
- the LOC110375444 gene encoding uncharacterized protein LOC110375444, which yields MYKIYTRSNTYFSGKQHYLANPVFGGFNNNIGQDVNRIHVTNSLKFPPAAALKLPTNVVDINASEMGRFSPLRERDISGPVISSCYKKQIDLGKIDITVQSDPHVNKYDCRGAVSLSSSMQSNVPSPFSGNHTHLNMPGSQWGQGHKYLSDHLHSAHYLTLRNEYRARAMKDAVGTRFMSTDTKSAQPPLSSKEKLKKAIKEYGSTVIVFHVCISLMSLGTCYLLISSGLDLVAVLKYLNISEGTILKAAGSNAGTFVVAYTVHKFFAPFRIAITLTATPFIVRYLRNIGFLKRSVTTTGGGK from the exons atgtataaaatatataccagATCGAACACCTATTTTAGTggtaaacaacattatttggCAAATCCAGTGTTTG GTGgatttaacaataatattggTCAGGACGTAAACCGTATACATGTCACAAATAGTCTGAAATTTCCTCCGGCCGCTGCATTGAAATTGCCGACAAATGTAGTCGACATAAATGCTTCAGAAATGGGTAGATTTTCACCGCTACGCGAACGAGACATTTCTGGTCCAGTTATCAGTTCTTGCTACAAAAAACAGATTGACTTGGGAAAAATTGATATAACTGTCCAATCCGACCCTCACGTGAACAAATATGATTGCCGTGGGGCAGTCAGTTTGTCTTCTTCCATGCAAAGTAATGTGCCAAGTCCATTCAGTGGAAACCACACTCATCTCAATATGCCTGGATCACAATGGGGGCAAGGGCATAAATATTTGTCTGATCATCTTCACAGCGCTCATTACTTGACACTCAGGAATGAGTATCGAGCAAGAGCAATGAAAGACG CTGTTGGCACAAGATTTATGAGTACAGATACAAAAAGTGCACAGCCTCCACTGAGTTCAAAAGAAAAGTTGAAAAAGGCTATCAAAGAATATGGTTCAACAGTGATTGTATTTCATGTTTGCATTTCCCTGATGTCATTGGGAACCTGCTATCTTCTAATATCTAG TGGCCTAGATTTGGTGGCGGTGCTAAAGTATTTAAACATAAGTGAAGGCACAATTTTGAAGGCTGCAGGATCGAATGCTGGCACCTTTGTCGTAGCATATACGGTCCACAAATTCTTTGCTCCTTTCAGGATAGCAATAACACTGACGGCTACACCTTTCATTGTGCGATATTTAAGGAATATTGGGTTTTTAAAGCGTAGTGTTACTACTACTGGTGGAGGGAAATAA
- the LOC110375481 gene encoding uncharacterized protein LOC110375481, with product MLSDKLACVYIFLCYTLMCGVCDNSTSQQDDAVYLFDFTKNDDVDVWQEQSDTVRDVGMSKAIFVIHKNIGFRRAIFFALLNPQLNGAGFAGIRAIQTWNLTDHTKLQIKCRGQGQFNGFKVTLRHKGLNDEPNYSFEQYFQAPKDEFAIRNLNFSDFKAYYRGKRVTNNEVLDLSQITSIGIQMYGGVYQPVKQKGPATLEIDWIRAV from the exons atgcttAGTGATAAATTGGCATGTGTGTACATATTTCTGTGCTATACCCTCATGTGTGGTGTCTGTGATAACAG CACTAGCCAACAAGATGACGCTGTGTATCTGTTTGATTTCACAAAGAATGATGACGTAGACGTTTGGCAAGAACAGTCTGATACGGTGCGCGATGTAGGCATGTCCAAGGCCATATTTGtgattcacaaaaatattggcTTCAGGAGAGCTATATTCTTTGCTCTGCTAAATCCCCAACTGAACGGTGCGGGATTTGCTGGCATAAGAGCTATTCAGACATGGAATCTCACTGACCACACTAAACTTCAGATTAAGTGTAGAGGGCAAGGACAATTCAATGGTTTCAAAGTTACTTTACGGCACAAGGGATTAAATGATGAACCTAACTACTCATTTGAACAATATTTCCAg GCGCCAAAGGACGAATTCGCAATTCGAAATCTCAATTTTTCCGATTTTAAGGCTTACTACAGAGGTAAAAGAGTAACCAACAATGAGGTATTAGACTTGTCTCAGATTACGAGTATTGGAATACAAATGTATGGCGGGGTGTATCAACCAGTAAAGCAAAAAGGTCCAGCAACGCTAGAAATTGATTGGATACGAGCAGTTTAA